A region of uncultured Carboxylicivirga sp. DNA encodes the following proteins:
- a CDS encoding YceI family protein — MKQVITGLAILLLGSTTTFSQHKYRADKGFVSFFSSAPLEDIYAENKTVISLVDLAKREIAFVVTISDFQFEKSLMQEHFNEKYMESHKYPKATFEGTISSPDELKEPGKFKVTVTGELTLHGVTKTVEVEGEIMVGESEVVASSEFKVKLEDYKVKVPRLVVRNIAEEVLVKVRLTYYPVQ, encoded by the coding sequence ATGAAACAAGTAATTACAGGGTTAGCAATTTTGTTGTTGGGCAGCACAACCACCTTTTCCCAACATAAGTACAGGGCTGATAAGGGATTTGTTTCATTCTTTTCTTCGGCGCCGCTCGAAGATATCTATGCCGAAAACAAAACGGTTATTAGTCTGGTTGATCTGGCAAAACGCGAGATTGCTTTTGTGGTTACCATTTCCGATTTTCAATTTGAAAAATCGTTGATGCAGGAGCATTTCAATGAGAAGTACATGGAGTCGCATAAGTATCCGAAGGCAACTTTTGAGGGTACCATAAGCTCTCCCGACGAACTGAAGGAACCCGGTAAGTTCAAAGTTACGGTTACCGGAGAGTTAACCCTTCATGGCGTTACCAAAACGGTTGAGGTTGAGGGTGAAATCATGGTTGGTGAGTCGGAGGTTGTGGCTTCGTCGGAGTTTAAGGTGAAGCTGGAGGATTACAAAGTAAAAGTGCCGCGCCTGGTAGTCCGGAATATTGCCGAAGAAGTGCTGGTTAAAGTCAGGCTTACCTACTATCCGGTTCAGTAG
- a CDS encoding NUDIX domain-containing protein, producing the protein MKEKRSTQPGDVIKYCPKCGSEEFIFDGSRSFKCNKCKFHFFINSSAAVAAVIVNEKGEVLLTRRAFDPGKGMLDLPGGFVDPMESAETAIRREIKEELNLDIDEMSYLVSYPNEYVFSGFSVYTTDLGFLCKVKNFEQMHVEDDISGYEFVKEKEIDYKQISSDSIANILKSYFQTQN; encoded by the coding sequence ATGAAAGAAAAAAGATCAACACAACCTGGAGATGTAATTAAATATTGCCCTAAATGTGGAAGTGAGGAGTTTATATTCGATGGTTCCAGATCATTTAAATGCAATAAATGTAAATTTCATTTTTTTATTAATTCATCGGCTGCTGTTGCTGCAGTTATTGTGAACGAAAAAGGTGAAGTGCTGTTAACACGCAGGGCTTTTGATCCGGGTAAAGGTATGCTGGATCTTCCGGGTGGATTTGTCGACCCGATGGAAAGTGCTGAAACGGCTATCAGACGAGAAATAAAAGAAGAGTTAAACCTCGATATTGATGAGATGAGTTACCTGGTATCATATCCAAACGAATATGTGTTCTCTGGTTTTTCAGTTTATACAACCGATTTGGGATTTTTGTGTAAAGTCAAAAATTTTGAACAGATGCATGTGGAGGATGATATTTCAGGCTATGAGTTTGTAAAAGAAAAGGAGATTGATTACAAACAAATTAGCTCTGATTCGATAGCTAATATACTTAAGAGTTATTTTCAGACACAGAACTAA
- a CDS encoding cytochrome c produces MKNLLYLVLMLPFVFACSESSDDKDIVPEVNEEYNAAKNYFTNTLQPVITANCVSCHTGHHSQSNSSNYGVLTNAINSATSMYNMVNSGNMPKDAAKLSQTDIDKFAEFKNLVDAIE; encoded by the coding sequence ATGAAAAATCTACTTTATTTAGTTTTAATGCTTCCTTTTGTTTTTGCATGTTCCGAATCGTCTGATGATAAGGATATAGTTCCCGAAGTGAACGAAGAATACAATGCTGCAAAAAATTACTTTACCAATACGTTACAACCTGTAATAACAGCCAATTGTGTAAGTTGTCATACGGGACATCATAGTCAAAGTAACAGTAGTAATTATGGTGTATTAACCAATGCCATCAATAGTGCAACAAGCATGTACAACATGGTTAACTCTGGAAATATGCCCAAAGATGCAGCTAAACTTTCACAAACCGATATCGATAAGTTTGCCGAGTTTAAGAACCTGGTGGATGCTATTGAATAA
- the ftcD gene encoding glutamate formimidoyltransferase, whose amino-acid sequence MQQLIECVPNFSEGCDMTIIEKITDEIKKIDGVKLIDVDPGKATNRTVVTMVGNPDEVCEAAFQAVKKAQELIDMRHHKGAHPRFGATDVCPLVPVANITMEETVQYAHKLAERIGTELNIPIYCYEFAAKEGKRKNLASCREGEYEAVPKRIVSPEWKPDFGPAEWNESVAKSGVTAVGARNFLIAYNVNLNTTSTRRANAIAFDVRERGRVKREGNPVTGKIVTDEKGNPVMEPGMLKSVKGIGWFIEEYGVAQISMNLTDITVTPLHVAYDAVYERANARGVRVTGSEMVGVVPLQAMLDAGKYFLRKQERSTGIPEREIIKIAVKSMGLDELYPFDPDKKIIEYILKDDKKKLIDMSLTAFADETASESPAPGGGSISAYVGSLGAALGTMVANLSAHKRGWDDRWEEFSDWAEKGMAIQSELLRLVDEDTLAFNRIMDAFGLPKGTDKEKADRKQAIDDATRFAIEIPFKVMQKSYEAFEMIRAMAETGNPNSVSDAGVGALCVRSAVMGAYLNVKINASGLDDKKFVEGILTKGKLIEEKSIQAEKEILEIVNQKIG is encoded by the coding sequence ATGCAGCAACTAATCGAATGCGTTCCAAACTTTAGTGAGGGATGTGATATGACCATCATCGAGAAGATAACCGATGAAATTAAAAAGATAGACGGCGTTAAACTGATTGATGTTGATCCTGGGAAAGCAACCAACCGAACTGTTGTTACTATGGTGGGCAATCCTGATGAAGTCTGTGAGGCAGCTTTTCAGGCTGTTAAAAAGGCACAGGAACTGATTGATATGCGCCACCACAAAGGAGCACATCCACGCTTTGGCGCCACCGATGTTTGTCCGCTGGTTCCGGTAGCCAATATCACCATGGAAGAAACGGTTCAATACGCACACAAACTGGCCGAGCGAATCGGGACAGAATTGAATATACCCATTTACTGTTACGAATTTGCTGCCAAAGAAGGTAAACGCAAAAACCTTGCATCGTGCCGCGAAGGCGAATACGAAGCAGTGCCCAAGCGTATTGTATCGCCTGAGTGGAAACCGGATTTCGGTCCTGCCGAATGGAACGAGAGCGTTGCTAAATCGGGCGTAACAGCTGTTGGAGCACGTAATTTCCTGATTGCTTATAATGTGAACCTCAACACTACCTCTACCCGACGTGCCAACGCCATTGCCTTTGATGTACGTGAGCGTGGACGTGTAAAACGCGAAGGAAATCCGGTTACCGGAAAGATTGTAACAGATGAAAAAGGCAATCCGGTAATGGAACCCGGTATGTTGAAATCGGTGAAAGGTATTGGTTGGTTTATTGAAGAATATGGGGTTGCTCAGATCTCGATGAACCTGACAGATATAACTGTAACCCCTTTGCACGTAGCCTACGATGCCGTTTACGAAAGAGCCAATGCCCGTGGCGTTCGCGTAACAGGCTCAGAGATGGTGGGTGTGGTACCTTTACAGGCCATGCTTGACGCAGGTAAATATTTCCTTCGTAAACAGGAACGTTCGACAGGGATACCAGAGAGAGAAATCATTAAAATTGCTGTTAAATCAATGGGATTGGATGAACTGTATCCTTTCGATCCTGATAAAAAGATTATTGAATACATTCTGAAAGATGATAAGAAGAAGCTGATTGATATGAGCCTGACAGCCTTTGCAGATGAAACTGCATCAGAATCACCAGCCCCGGGTGGAGGTTCCATATCGGCTTATGTAGGTTCATTGGGAGCGGCTTTAGGCACTATGGTGGCCAACCTTTCGGCTCACAAACGCGGTTGGGACGATCGTTGGGAAGAATTCAGCGATTGGGCCGAAAAAGGAATGGCTATTCAAAGTGAATTATTGCGACTGGTTGATGAGGACACCCTTGCTTTTAACCGCATCATGGATGCTTTTGGTTTACCCAAAGGAACCGACAAAGAAAAAGCAGATCGCAAACAAGCAATTGATGATGCCACCAGATTTGCCATTGAAATACCTTTTAAGGTAATGCAGAAATCATACGAAGCCTTTGAGATGATTAGGGCCATGGCTGAAACAGGTAATCCAAACTCTGTTTCTGATGCCGGAGTAGGTGCTTTATGCGTAAGAAGCGCCGTGATGGGCGCTTACCTAAATGTTAAGATCAACGCCTCTGGTCTGGATGATAAAAAATTTGTGGAAGGTATCCTGACCAAAGGTAAACTGATTGAAGAAAAATCCATACAAGCTGAAAAAGAGATTTTGGAAATTGTGAATCAGAAGATCGGATAA
- the hutI gene encoding imidazolonepropionase, protein MNNLIIKNIKSLIQTEDQTRPFVAGSDMTLLPAIHDAWLEVKDGLIKNFGTMSDFSAQSFPDNTEIIDATDRLVLPAWCDSHTHLVYPKSRDVEYVDKIKGLSYEEIAARGGGILNSSRLMQTASEDQLFEDAMLRLKEIIHWGTGAVEIKSGYGLTLESELKMLRVINRLKEASPLTIKSTFLGAHTIPMEYRGKQEQYVDLVINEMLPAVAKEGLADYVDVFCDVGFFTVADTDRILNAAAKYGLTPKIHANELDYSGGIQVGVQHKALSVDHLEFTGDKEINALKDSGTMPTILPGAAFFLNMAYAPARKMMDAGLPVALASDFNPGSSPSGNMQLIMSMGSILYRMLPEEVINAVTKNTAYAMGIDKELGSIMKGKKANLIITKPIPGIEYLPYAYGENKVETTILNGVAVS, encoded by the coding sequence ATGAATAACCTGATAATAAAAAACATAAAAAGCCTGATTCAGACCGAAGATCAAACTCGTCCCTTTGTGGCCGGAAGCGATATGACCTTACTGCCTGCTATCCATGATGCCTGGCTGGAAGTGAAAGATGGATTGATTAAAAATTTTGGAACGATGAGTGACTTTTCCGCTCAATCTTTTCCAGACAACACTGAGATTATTGATGCTACCGATCGTCTGGTTTTGCCTGCCTGGTGTGATTCGCATACCCATCTGGTTTATCCTAAAAGTCGCGATGTAGAGTATGTGGATAAGATCAAAGGCTTGAGCTATGAAGAGATTGCTGCCCGTGGCGGAGGTATCTTAAACTCTTCCAGACTGATGCAAACAGCCAGCGAAGATCAGCTATTTGAAGATGCCATGTTACGACTGAAGGAAATCATCCACTGGGGCACCGGAGCGGTTGAGATCAAAAGTGGCTATGGCCTTACCCTCGAAAGTGAGTTAAAGATGCTTCGCGTAATCAACCGATTGAAAGAAGCCTCACCCCTCACCATCAAATCCACTTTTCTGGGAGCCCATACTATCCCCATGGAATATCGTGGCAAACAGGAACAATATGTTGATTTGGTGATTAATGAGATGCTTCCGGCAGTTGCCAAAGAAGGTTTGGCCGATTATGTGGATGTATTTTGCGATGTGGGCTTTTTTACGGTTGCTGATACGGACCGCATACTCAATGCAGCTGCAAAATATGGACTTACACCTAAGATACATGCCAACGAACTGGATTATTCAGGTGGTATTCAGGTGGGTGTTCAACACAAGGCTTTATCTGTCGATCACCTGGAGTTTACCGGAGATAAAGAAATAAACGCACTGAAAGATTCTGGCACCATGCCAACCATCTTACCCGGAGCAGCTTTCTTCCTGAATATGGCTTATGCCCCTGCCCGCAAAATGATGGATGCCGGATTACCTGTTGCGCTGGCTTCAGATTTCAATCCAGGTTCATCACCATCAGGCAATATGCAATTGATCATGTCCATGGGAAGTATTCTGTATCGCATGCTACCAGAAGAAGTGATCAATGCGGTTACTAAAAACACCGCCTATGCTATGGGAATTGATAAAGAACTGGGCTCGATAATGAAAGGTAAAAAAGCCAACCTCATCATCACCAAACCGATACCAGGAATCGAATACCTGCCTTATGCCTATGGCGAGAATAAGGTGGAAACAACGATATTAAATGGAGTAGCTGTTAGCTAA
- a CDS encoding DUF5777 family beta-barrel protein, whose amino-acid sequence MKYRLLLIGMFSIVLTFASKAQEKNLLDELSTHDKASSEQYVSAFKSTRLVLGPTTVQLSAKELQFRVSHLFGLMSDGIQELFGLDQIYNVDIALDYGITNWLSAGIARSSDYDKTLQTGVQLAILKQTTSAQWFSLSYSGGVNIRTRKYEIERPFIDRLEYEHLVLLSRKFNHQFSAQVTPGWVYLNRVPTISHPHSLWYTALGVSYAITPSTSLNGEYTFVWPTLNDGLYNGGKNALSVGVDIETGGHVFQLFVTNATRLQPSGYAAQWNNNVFSDGDIHFGFSIMRSFSL is encoded by the coding sequence ATGAAATACAGGTTGTTGTTAATTGGAATGTTCTCAATTGTATTAACTTTTGCATCAAAGGCTCAGGAGAAGAATTTACTGGATGAGTTAAGTACCCATGATAAGGCTTCGTCGGAGCAGTATGTATCAGCCTTTAAGAGTACCCGACTGGTGCTGGGACCCACAACTGTTCAGCTATCAGCCAAGGAACTCCAATTCAGGGTTTCGCATTTGTTTGGGTTAATGAGTGATGGTATTCAGGAACTATTTGGATTGGATCAGATTTACAATGTGGACATTGCCCTTGATTATGGTATAACCAATTGGTTGTCTGCAGGAATTGCCCGTTCGAGCGATTACGATAAAACATTGCAGACAGGCGTTCAACTTGCCATACTCAAGCAAACCACTTCGGCACAATGGTTTTCGTTAAGCTATTCAGGTGGTGTGAATATTCGCACTCGAAAATATGAGATAGAAAGGCCTTTTATTGACAGGCTGGAATATGAGCACCTGGTGTTGTTATCCCGAAAGTTTAATCATCAGTTTTCGGCCCAGGTTACTCCGGGCTGGGTCTACCTTAACCGGGTTCCTACAATATCACATCCACATTCTTTATGGTATACTGCTTTGGGGGTGAGTTATGCTATAACGCCATCAACCAGCCTTAATGGTGAATATACCTTTGTGTGGCCTACGTTAAATGATGGTTTATACAATGGCGGGAAGAATGCTCTTTCGGTTGGGGTGGATATCGAAACCGGAGGACATGTCTTTCAGTTGTTTGTGACCAATGCTACGCGACTCCAGCCATCGGGGTATGCAGCTCAATGGAATAATAACGTCTTTTCTGACGGCGATATTCATTTTGGCTTTAGTATCATGCGTTCGTTCAGTTTGTAG
- a CDS encoding sulfite exporter TauE/SafE family protein: MPQELQLLLITAASIGFFHTLMGPDHYLPFIMIGKARDWSLRKVIGLTLLCGMGHILSSVILGFVGIALQVQVSKLEFIESFRGNLAAWAFIAFGLLYTIWGIRHWMKKKHHGHSHGKIEDSRNITPWVLFIIFALGPCEPLIPVLMYPAVSQSTSALILVTSVFGVTTLITMVAMVVTSTYGLSFINIKKYEHLSHSVAGMVIFLSGLAMQFLGL, encoded by the coding sequence ATGCCTCAGGAATTACAGTTACTATTGATAACAGCTGCTTCCATTGGTTTTTTTCATACACTAATGGGGCCCGATCATTATTTGCCATTTATCATGATTGGTAAGGCACGTGATTGGTCGTTGCGGAAAGTTATTGGATTAACACTTTTATGTGGGATGGGCCACATTTTAAGTTCTGTTATTCTGGGATTTGTAGGAATTGCTTTGCAGGTGCAGGTATCAAAGCTTGAGTTTATTGAATCTTTCAGGGGTAACCTGGCTGCCTGGGCTTTTATTGCCTTCGGTTTGTTGTATACCATTTGGGGTATCAGGCATTGGATGAAAAAGAAACACCATGGTCATAGTCATGGAAAAATAGAGGATTCACGTAACATTACACCCTGGGTGTTATTTATTATTTTTGCGTTAGGGCCATGTGAACCACTTATTCCGGTTTTAATGTATCCTGCCGTATCGCAAAGTACTTCTGCATTAATTCTGGTTACTTCTGTTTTTGGAGTAACAACATTAATTACAATGGTTGCCATGGTGGTAACCTCAACCTATGGATTGAGTTTTATAAATATAAAAAAATACGAGCATCTAAGTCATTCAGTAGCTGGAATGGTAATTTTTCTTTCGGGGTTGGCAATGCAATTCTTAGGATTGTAA
- a CDS encoding DUF1801 domain-containing protein, whose amino-acid sequence MDKLMKYNASTPEEYIDQLPEDRKKVIQKLRSVILNNLPKGFEEGICYGMIGYYVPHSLYPAGYHCSPDLPLPFMSIASQKNSVNLYHSGIYADRNLYNWFVLEYGKYTSRRLDMGKSCIRFNKMEEIPYDLIGDLCTKISVKQWIDIYECNLKK is encoded by the coding sequence ATGGATAAGCTAATGAAATACAATGCATCAACGCCAGAAGAATACATAGATCAATTACCTGAAGACAGAAAAAAAGTAATTCAAAAATTACGCTCTGTTATTCTAAATAATTTACCCAAAGGTTTCGAAGAAGGAATTTGTTATGGAATGATAGGTTATTATGTGCCGCATAGTCTCTATCCGGCTGGATATCACTGTTCACCTGATTTGCCTTTGCCTTTTATGAGTATTGCTTCCCAAAAAAACTCTGTTAATTTGTACCATAGTGGTATTTATGCTGATCGTAATTTGTATAATTGGTTTGTTTTAGAATATGGAAAATATACCTCGCGTAGATTGGATATGGGTAAAAGTTGTATTCGTTTTAATAAAATGGAAGAAATACCATATGACTTAATAGGGGATTTATGTACGAAAATTAGTGTTAAGCAGTGGATTGATATATATGAATGTAATTTAAAAAAGTAA
- a CDS encoding GNAT family N-acetyltransferase produces the protein MEYKTFETERLILRPISENDSELILKLFNTPKFIKYIGDRNVRTVEDAKDYIREKMIPQLQRLGYSNYVLIRKEDNHKIGTCGLFDREGLEGIDIGFAFLPEYEKKGFAFEASAKLKEVAFNEFDIKTISAITAKDNFSSQKLIEKLGLRLMGTTNLPNDDEELLVYKIQK, from the coding sequence ATGGAATATAAAACTTTTGAAACTGAAAGACTTATTTTAAGACCAATCTCTGAAAATGATTCGGAATTAATTCTTAAACTATTCAATACACCAAAATTCATTAAATATATTGGTGACAGGAATGTGAGAACAGTAGAAGATGCAAAAGATTATATAAGAGAAAAAATGATTCCACAACTTCAAAGACTTGGCTATTCTAATTATGTTTTAATAAGAAAAGAGGACAACCATAAAATAGGAACGTGTGGATTATTTGATAGAGAAGGATTAGAAGGAATTGATATTGGATTTGCATTTCTTCCTGAATATGAAAAGAAGGGCTTTGCTTTTGAAGCCTCTGCTAAATTAAAAGAAGTTGCATTTAATGAGTTTGATATAAAGACCATTAGTGCAATTACAGCAAAAGATAATTTTTCGTCTCAAAAACTTATAGAAAAGCTCGGACTCAGACTCATGGGAACGACGAATTTACCAAATGATGACGAGGAACTATTAGTCTACAAAATTCAAAAATAA
- a CDS encoding threonyl-tRNA synthetase editing domain-containing protein yields the protein MRVLIFYTQSFSYTPQVKNLEDAPDPGEARSFEDCLLACIQIEEVDEEKDVKSREKKLVNHLKWAARKNNTKRIVLHSFAHLGESKASVDFTKQVFDAAQIRLENAEFEVAQTPFGYFLDLNINAPGFSLARIWAEL from the coding sequence ATGCGCGTACTTATCTTTTATACCCAATCATTCAGCTACACACCACAGGTTAAAAACCTGGAAGATGCTCCCGATCCGGGTGAAGCAAGATCATTTGAAGACTGCCTGTTGGCCTGCATTCAGATTGAAGAAGTTGATGAAGAAAAGGATGTTAAGAGTCGTGAGAAAAAGCTGGTGAACCATTTAAAATGGGCTGCCCGAAAAAATAACACAAAACGAATCGTGCTTCACTCCTTTGCTCATTTGGGAGAATCAAAAGCAAGTGTTGATTTTACCAAACAGGTTTTCGATGCGGCTCAAATAAGGTTGGAAAATGCCGAATTCGAAGTGGCTCAAACACCCTTTGGTTATTTTCTTGATTTAAATATTAATGCTCCAGGCTTTTCATTGGCTCGCATATGGGCCGAACTGTAA
- a CDS encoding GNAT family N-acetyltransferase, whose product MNEIYWNLPLIEWIGYLASTLVFISLSLSSLVKLRIYNFIGSSIFSFYGFYIGALPVGIMNLLIALFNIYYLRFLLFKKERFNVVRANADDEFLSQYLLYHYKDICRYFPDFNLNFKNLNSQVLLALRDAKVAGVFIVGDDKDGQAEIILDYVTPEYRDYKTGRFLLQKYREQYADKSIQLLVCESSNKSHIKYLKKMGFVQEGEQKYILEL is encoded by the coding sequence ATGAACGAAATCTATTGGAACCTTCCATTGATAGAATGGATAGGTTATTTGGCATCAACACTGGTGTTTATTTCATTGAGTCTGTCTTCTCTGGTTAAACTACGGATTTATAATTTTATCGGTTCATCCATCTTTTCGTTTTATGGCTTTTACATAGGAGCTTTACCGGTTGGTATTATGAATCTTCTTATTGCTTTGTTTAATATCTACTATCTGCGCTTTTTGTTATTTAAAAAGGAGCGTTTTAATGTGGTTAGAGCAAATGCGGATGATGAGTTTTTGAGTCAGTATTTGCTATATCACTACAAAGATATTTGTAGGTATTTCCCTGATTTTAATCTCAACTTTAAAAATTTAAACAGTCAGGTACTGTTGGCCTTACGCGATGCAAAAGTTGCGGGTGTATTTATCGTTGGAGATGATAAAGATGGGCAGGCTGAAATTATCCTGGATTATGTAACGCCTGAATACCGTGATTATAAAACAGGTCGCTTTTTATTGCAGAAGTATCGTGAGCAATATGCTGATAAAAGTATCCAACTTCTGGTTTGTGAGTCTTCAAATAAATCTCATATTAAGTATTTGAAAAAGATGGGATTTGTGCAAGAAGGAGAGCAGAAGTATATCCTTGAACTGTAG
- a CDS encoding DJ-1/PfpI family protein, with protein sequence MKKILLLLADGFEIYEASVFIDVMGWNLEEGDGSTQLFTGALRKEIKSAFKQRFIVDYTVEEIDVDSFDALAIPGGFEVYGFYKDAYDEKFLELIRSFKAANKMIATVCAGALPTGKSGILENKKATVYDMPVRREALKSFGADVIHQPIVTDDNIITSWNPSTAIGVAFLLLEWLTSKENVEKVRQLMGF encoded by the coding sequence ATGAAAAAAATACTTCTTTTATTGGCCGATGGATTCGAAATATATGAAGCAAGTGTATTTATTGATGTAATGGGTTGGAACCTGGAGGAAGGTGATGGTTCCACGCAATTATTTACAGGTGCCTTACGCAAAGAAATAAAAAGCGCATTTAAGCAGCGTTTTATTGTTGATTATACCGTTGAAGAAATAGATGTAGATTCATTTGATGCATTGGCTATACCGGGTGGTTTCGAGGTGTACGGATTTTATAAGGATGCTTACGATGAAAAATTTTTGGAGTTAATCAGAAGTTTTAAGGCAGCCAATAAAATGATCGCTACTGTTTGTGCAGGAGCTTTACCAACCGGGAAAAGCGGTATTCTCGAAAACAAAAAAGCCACAGTGTATGATATGCCTGTACGACGGGAGGCTCTGAAGAGCTTTGGTGCAGATGTTATTCATCAACCGATTGTAACAGATGATAACATCATCACCTCATGGAATCCTTCAACCGCCATAGGGGTGGCTTTTTTATTGTTGGAATGGTTAACATCCAAGGAAAATGTTGAAAAGGTGCGTCAGCTGATGGGCTTTTGA
- a CDS encoding Yip1 family protein codes for MNVTLKILYKTKSTFDYLNNQYENKLSKNCILIFITLGAISGFESFYRELSHIKDYMTNGELTILLFLSTVIGAGLGVVIGGYIITYAIYLFGKLLKGIGDLIDIRVVVAYSMIPSVLKLPVLLYLGLSDKLNGIAGFEFWVINIFYLLIWVWSLKIMIQGIIRFHNFELWKAILTTSPLWIVGLVLYFAPYVITN; via the coding sequence ATGAACGTCACCTTAAAGATATTATATAAGACAAAGAGTACATTTGATTATCTGAATAATCAGTATGAAAATAAATTATCAAAGAATTGTATTCTGATATTCATAACGCTTGGGGCTATTTCTGGATTTGAATCATTTTATCGAGAATTAAGCCACATCAAAGATTATATGACAAATGGAGAACTAACCATCTTACTATTTTTATCAACTGTAATTGGGGCGGGACTTGGAGTTGTAATTGGTGGCTATATAATAACATATGCAATATATCTATTTGGCAAATTATTAAAAGGAATTGGTGACCTGATTGATATTCGAGTTGTTGTAGCATACTCAATGATTCCAAGTGTTTTAAAATTACCTGTTTTACTATATTTAGGACTATCAGACAAACTAAATGGGATTGCAGGATTTGAGTTTTGGGTTATTAATATTTTCTATTTATTAATCTGGGTATGGTCTTTAAAAATTATGATTCAAGGCATTATTAGATTTCACAACTTTGAATTATGGAAAGCTATATTGACAACAAGTCCATTGTGGATTGTAGGTTTAGTTTTATATTTTGCACCGTATGTCATTACGAATTAA